One window of Flavobacteriales bacterium genomic DNA carries:
- a CDS encoding nicotinamide mononucleotide transporter, whose product MSTITLSLLEWTAVVLNVGFTLCIAYEKRIGWALGFAAGVIGVGLYALAQTWAMASLNVYYVVMAVYGWWSWGKGDTENGIRTQSYWVHAVLVPVGVLVSYAMSILLVQYLNGRFPQLDAFVTVFSFIATWMMARKLIANWVYFIVTDSVAIYLNWRIGYMGYTLLNAMYLVLSVIGLIKWSKLLVKQRVGSLNS is encoded by the coding sequence ATGTCAACCATCACACTCTCCCTCTTAGAATGGACCGCCGTGGTGCTCAATGTCGGCTTCACGCTGTGCATCGCCTATGAGAAGCGCATCGGTTGGGCACTGGGATTCGCGGCAGGCGTGATCGGCGTGGGGCTGTATGCGCTGGCGCAGACCTGGGCCATGGCCTCGCTGAACGTGTACTACGTGGTGATGGCGGTCTACGGCTGGTGGAGTTGGGGCAAGGGCGATACGGAGAACGGTATCCGCACACAGTCCTATTGGGTCCATGCCGTGCTGGTGCCAGTGGGCGTGCTGGTGAGCTACGCGATGTCCATACTGCTTGTGCAGTACCTGAATGGTCGTTTCCCGCAGCTCGATGCGTTCGTCACCGTGTTCAGCTTCATCGCCACGTGGATGATGGCCCGCAAGCTGATCGCCAACTGGGTCTATTTCATCGTGACGGACAGCGTGGCGATCTACCTCAACTGGCGCATCGGTTACATGGGCTACACCTTGCTGAACGCGATGTACCTCGTGCTCTCGGTGATCGGTCTCATCAAATGGAGCAAGCTCTTGGTGAAGCAGCGGGTAGGTTCCCTCAATTCTTGA
- a CDS encoding adenosylhomocysteinase has product MPQTQEQLKYKVKDIALAEWGRKEIELAEAEMPGLMALRTQYKGKNPLKGARIAGCLHMTIQTAVLIETLVDLGAQVSWSSCNIFSTQDHAAAAIAKAGIPVFAWKGLNEKDFDWCIEQTIFAFEGGEPLNMILDDGGDLTNMVFDKFPELTKNIKGLSEETTTGVHRLKERQKNGTLVMPAINVNDSVTKSKFDNKYGCKESAVDAIRRATDVMMAGKVAVVAGYGDVGKGTAASLKGAGARVIVTEIDPICALQAAMDGFEVKKMANAAPRADIIITTTGNRDIIRGEHFEAMKDKTIVCNIGHFDNEIDMAWMNKNHGSTKVEIKPQVDKYTVNGKDILILAEGRLVNLGCATGHPSFVMSNSFTNQTLAQLELWNNSGKYENKVYVLPKLLDEMVAKLHLAKIGVELEELTDVQAKYIDVPKNGPFKTDDYRY; this is encoded by the coding sequence ATGCCCCAGACCCAAGAACAGCTCAAGTACAAAGTGAAGGACATCGCGCTCGCCGAATGGGGGCGCAAGGAGATCGAACTGGCCGAGGCCGAGATGCCCGGACTGATGGCCCTCCGCACTCAGTACAAAGGCAAGAACCCGCTGAAGGGCGCGCGCATTGCGGGCTGCCTGCACATGACCATCCAGACCGCCGTGTTGATCGAGACCCTCGTGGACCTCGGCGCGCAGGTAAGCTGGAGCAGCTGCAACATCTTCAGCACGCAGGACCACGCCGCCGCTGCCATCGCTAAAGCGGGCATTCCGGTGTTCGCTTGGAAGGGTCTCAACGAAAAGGACTTCGACTGGTGCATCGAGCAGACCATCTTCGCTTTCGAGGGCGGCGAGCCGCTGAACATGATCCTCGACGACGGTGGCGACCTCACCAACATGGTCTTCGACAAGTTCCCCGAGCTGACCAAGAACATCAAGGGCCTCAGCGAAGAGACCACCACCGGTGTTCACCGCCTGAAGGAGCGCCAGAAGAACGGCACCTTGGTCATGCCCGCGATCAACGTGAACGATAGCGTTACCAAGAGCAAGTTCGACAACAAGTACGGCTGCAAGGAAAGCGCAGTGGACGCCATCCGCCGCGCAACCGACGTGATGATGGCCGGTAAAGTGGCCGTGGTCGCAGGTTACGGCGATGTGGGCAAAGGCACCGCAGCTTCCCTGAAGGGAGCAGGCGCGCGCGTGATCGTCACCGAGATCGACCCCATCTGCGCATTGCAGGCCGCCATGGACGGATTCGAAGTGAAGAAAATGGCCAACGCCGCACCGCGTGCGGACATCATCATCACCACCACCGGTAACCGCGACATCATCCGCGGCGAGCATTTCGAGGCGATGAAGGACAAGACCATCGTCTGCAACATCGGCCACTTCGACAATGAGATCGATATGGCTTGGATGAACAAAAACCACGGCAGCACCAAGGTGGAGATCAAGCCGCAGGTGGACAAATACACTGTGAATGGCAAGGACATCCTCATCCTCGCGGAAGGCCGCTTGGTGAATCTCGGCTGTGCCACCGGCCACCCCAGCTTCGTGATGAGCAACAGTTTCACCAACCAGACCCTCGCCCAACTGGAGTTGTGGAACAACAGCGGGAAGTACGAGAACAAGGTGTACGTGTTGCCGAAGCTTCTCGATGAGATGGTGGCCAAACTGCACTTAGCCAAGATCGGCGTGGAGCTGGAGGAGCTCACCGATGTACAGGCCAAGTATATCGACGTGCCGAAGAACGGCCCGTTCAAGACGGACGACTACCGGTACTGA
- a CDS encoding T9SS type A sorting domain-containing protein produces the protein MKNILTLSLSLSLALVAQAQLAPQTEAPLHRHMLEVNAQWAEAGPVLASDTEPVHFTNEAERITRHLHLVAGYLRAHSPEGLSADAATKRAVLLNDLEKYADRGLFPRNHVLPYRNPVFIDPHGTACAVGQLMIESGHRDLAESISEEMNLAYVHDMKRADVLQWAVQEGFTEDELAWIQPGYPPSTQWTAPGGGTNGIVQVLLGLSNGNVLLAGEFSQAGGVAVNNVAIWNGASYSPLGNGVSGTITCGEVHGEDIYLGGYNINGINDLAQWNGTQWEYSIVFQGKMPVIFALHELNDTLYAAGETQGFAGADEYVMRRTGLMWQPIPGNFYAPIRCLGTHDGKLVAGGEFTGVEIGDPVLQADHVAILGNTGWHQLGGGLDGTVRALLDVEGTLYAGGAMLANIAPLFGLARIGANASDWEQLMPNLVDYVSPAPGPPEVRALLLNGGDVFMGGSFGMFQGMINGFHLARFSGAPDSFEPLAYFNGPVNALAANPFISDAIGLYAGGEFTQNVADTVQYVAETILTSGMNELQENVGIALFPNPAHDRLTVTLYGPSEHVILEIVDAQGRTVLTHPLRGGTVTLDVKQLANGPYTLRAVGSGRVRAQPFVKN, from the coding sequence ATGAAAAACATCCTGACCCTTTCCCTTTCACTCTCCCTCGCACTTGTGGCACAGGCACAATTAGCCCCTCAGACCGAGGCCCCGCTTCACCGCCACATGTTGGAGGTGAACGCTCAATGGGCCGAGGCCGGCCCGGTGCTGGCGAGCGATACGGAGCCGGTGCATTTCACCAACGAGGCGGAGCGGATCACGCGTCACCTTCATCTCGTCGCCGGCTACCTGCGTGCACATTCACCGGAAGGCCTTTCCGCCGATGCGGCAACAAAACGCGCCGTATTGCTGAACGACCTTGAGAAATACGCCGACCGCGGCCTGTTCCCCCGGAACCATGTGCTGCCGTACCGGAACCCGGTCTTCATCGATCCGCACGGCACGGCGTGCGCCGTGGGCCAATTGATGATCGAAAGCGGCCACCGCGACCTTGCGGAAAGCATCAGCGAGGAGATGAACCTCGCATACGTGCACGACATGAAGCGCGCGGACGTGCTGCAGTGGGCGGTGCAGGAGGGCTTCACGGAGGATGAGCTGGCATGGATCCAGCCGGGATATCCGCCTAGCACCCAATGGACAGCTCCCGGGGGCGGCACGAACGGGATCGTGCAGGTGCTCTTGGGCCTCTCGAACGGTAATGTATTGCTGGCCGGTGAGTTCTCCCAGGCCGGCGGAGTTGCCGTCAACAATGTCGCGATATGGAACGGGGCCAGCTACAGCCCATTGGGGAACGGCGTTTCAGGCACGATCACCTGCGGTGAGGTACACGGCGAGGACATCTACCTCGGCGGGTACAACATCAACGGGATCAACGATCTGGCGCAATGGAACGGCACGCAATGGGAGTATTCCATCGTGTTCCAGGGGAAGATGCCCGTGATCTTCGCGCTGCATGAGCTGAACGATACGCTTTACGCAGCGGGCGAGACCCAAGGCTTTGCAGGGGCGGACGAATACGTGATGCGTCGTACGGGGTTGATGTGGCAACCGATACCAGGAAATTTCTACGCGCCGATCCGTTGCCTCGGAACGCATGATGGAAAACTGGTGGCCGGTGGCGAATTCACCGGTGTTGAGATCGGCGACCCGGTGCTGCAGGCCGACCATGTCGCCATTCTTGGCAACACGGGTTGGCATCAATTAGGCGGCGGACTTGACGGTACGGTGCGTGCATTGCTGGACGTTGAGGGCACACTGTACGCGGGCGGCGCCATGCTCGCGAACATCGCACCGCTGTTCGGGTTGGCCCGGATCGGCGCGAACGCATCGGACTGGGAGCAATTGATGCCGAACCTGGTGGATTATGTTTCACCCGCGCCCGGCCCACCGGAAGTACGTGCGTTGTTGCTCAATGGTGGCGATGTGTTCATGGGCGGCTCCTTCGGCATGTTCCAAGGCATGATCAACGGATTCCACCTCGCGCGCTTTTCCGGCGCACCCGACAGCTTTGAGCCTTTGGCCTACTTCAACGGCCCAGTGAACGCACTGGCCGCGAACCCTTTCATTTCCGACGCGATCGGACTGTATGCCGGAGGTGAGTTCACCCAGAATGTTGCCGACACCGTTCAATACGTGGCAGAAACGATCCTTACCTCCGGCATGAACGAACTACAGGAGAACGTTGGAATAGCGCTCTTCCCGAATCCCGCGCACGACCGGCTCACCGTGACGCTCTATGGACCTTCCGAACATGTCATCCTGGAAATAGTGGATGCACAGGGTCGGACAGTGCTCACACACCCCCTGCGTGGCGGCACGGTCACCTTGGATGTCAAACAGTTGGCGAACGGTCCATACACGTTGAGAGCCGTAGGGAGCGGCCGTGTACGGGCACAACCGTTCGTCAAGAATTGA
- a CDS encoding geranylgeranylglyceryl/heptaprenylglyceryl phosphate synthase, whose translation MGNVIDLIGAAKASGRKMLAVLVDPDFGADEARLEQTVQNACMAKADLIFVGGSLLTSAAFDRCVQLVKQWGDRPVVLFPGSPAQLSKHADAVLFLSLISGRNPELLIGHHVTAAPTIRAMGIEAIPTGYMLVDGGKPTTVSYVSQTVPIPHDKSGIAAATAIAGELLGLRTIYMDTGSGAQRTVSPEMIAAVRKSVELPIIIGGGIRDVKTAQALCEAGADVLVVGTAFEQDPEHIFAMSEAVHG comes from the coding sequence ATGGGCAACGTGATCGACCTGATCGGAGCGGCAAAGGCCAGTGGGCGGAAGATGCTCGCCGTGCTGGTCGACCCCGACTTCGGTGCGGACGAAGCCCGGTTGGAACAAACCGTGCAGAATGCCTGCATGGCCAAGGCCGACCTGATCTTCGTGGGCGGAAGCCTGCTTACCTCGGCAGCCTTCGACCGCTGCGTGCAATTGGTGAAACAATGGGGCGACCGGCCCGTGGTGCTTTTCCCCGGCAGCCCGGCACAACTGAGCAAGCACGCCGATGCGGTGCTTTTTCTCAGCCTCATCAGCGGACGGAATCCGGAGCTGTTGATCGGTCACCATGTCACGGCCGCGCCCACCATCCGCGCAATGGGCATCGAGGCCATTCCCACTGGTTACATGCTTGTGGACGGCGGCAAACCCACCACCGTGAGCTATGTGAGCCAGACCGTGCCCATTCCGCACGACAAGTCGGGCATCGCTGCGGCCACGGCCATCGCCGGCGAATTGCTGGGACTGCGCACCATCTATATGGATACCGGCAGCGGGGCCCAACGCACGGTCTCACCGGAAATGATCGCCGCGGTCCGCAAGAGCGTGGAGCTACCGATCATCATCGGGGGAGGCATCCGTGACGTGAAAACCGCGCAGGCTTTGTGCGAGGCTGGAGCGGACGTACTGGTGGTGGGAACAGCCTTCGAGCAGGACCCGGAGCACATCTTCGCCATGAGCGAAGCGGTGCATGGGTAA
- a CDS encoding ATP-binding protein: MRKVVVTGAECSGKSTLSEDLAKHYRVPWVPEMAREYLDALDRPYDESDLLKIAELQLRAEEERAARDLSVPSLLVCDTDLITIRIWGEEKYGRSDPWIVQQTMDRPYDLWLLCRPEIPWIYDPQRENPQDRGRLFAVYETTLKALGKPYVIIEGGREERLRRSIAAMQKMI, translated from the coding sequence ATGCGTAAAGTGGTGGTCACCGGAGCGGAGTGCAGTGGCAAGTCCACCTTGTCCGAGGACTTGGCCAAGCATTACCGGGTGCCGTGGGTTCCGGAGATGGCGCGTGAATACCTTGATGCCTTGGATCGCCCCTATGATGAAAGTGACCTTCTGAAGATCGCCGAGCTCCAGTTGCGCGCGGAGGAGGAAAGGGCCGCTAGGGATCTATCGGTCCCTTCGTTGCTCGTGTGCGATACCGACTTGATCACCATCCGCATCTGGGGTGAGGAGAAGTATGGCCGTAGTGATCCGTGGATCGTGCAGCAGACCATGGACCGCCCGTATGATCTTTGGCTCCTATGCCGTCCGGAAATTCCGTGGATCTACGACCCGCAACGCGAAAATCCGCAAGACCGGGGCCGGCTTTTCGCGGTGTATGAAACGACGTTGAAGGCGTTGGGAAAACCGTATGTGATCATTGAAGGTGGAAGGGAAGAGCGGTTACGTCGATCGATCGCCGCGATGCAGAAGATGATATGA
- a CDS encoding TonB-dependent receptor — protein MKKLFSVWVSVMLVNMAFAQVKLNGTVHDVEGVPVPFASVLLGDQGSLAPTDAQGAFHASGLFTGELRIRVSGVGFVPMDTVVLLNPVDNYVLLTLARSTVQLSAAEVTALRAGDRAPFAKSTLSAEDIAKINTGADLPYLLDMQPSVVVGSDGGTGIGYTNMRIRGSDATRTNITLNGVPFNDAESQGAFLVNLPDLATSAEDIEVQRGVGTSTNGPGAFGASVNLRTTSVKREAWGLIDVGGGSYNTQRYSVSAGTGLIGDKFSLDMRLSSITSDGYIDRASADLKSYFLQGAWVGKTRSLRFITFRGKEVTYQAWDGVPGDVIDTNRTYNGFAYDNQVDHYDQTHYQLLFDQTLGANTTLNVTLFRVLGAGYYEQYRRDDDLATYGIAPAVINGDSISTTDIIRRRWLANTLTGANLSADIKLGAHQLILGGSYSDYRGEHFGEVIWARYAGNTDIRDRYYDNKAKKTDANGFAKLTYALNTKVDLYGDVQLRNVGYNFLGFNNDLYNVTQQVDYTFFNPKAGLLWRVGEGGKAYASFSVANREPNRDDLEETTPSSRPSPERLFDYELGYERRAGRWNAGINAYYMDYTDQLVLTGELNDVGAALRTNVPESYRAGVELMFAAQIAKALTWKANATFSMNKVRNYTEYVDDWDNGGQVAVHNASSDLAYSPSSIAASELSVRVWEKAKKGRAELTLVTKCVGQQYLDNSASSERMLDAYVVNDLRANVSLFSLKGTKSVDFNLTVRNIFSEHYESNGWVYSYISEDRRQEQVGLFPQAPINVLGRVSVRF, from the coding sequence ATGAAGAAGCTTTTCTCGGTCTGGGTTTCGGTGATGTTGGTGAACATGGCGTTCGCCCAAGTGAAATTGAACGGAACGGTACATGATGTCGAAGGTGTACCGGTGCCGTTCGCCAGCGTGTTGCTTGGCGATCAGGGATCGCTCGCCCCCACGGATGCCCAAGGTGCGTTCCACGCGAGCGGCCTTTTTACCGGCGAGTTGCGCATACGCGTTTCCGGTGTCGGCTTCGTTCCGATGGATACTGTGGTCCTGTTGAACCCGGTCGACAATTACGTGCTTCTTACGCTTGCACGAAGCACCGTCCAGCTTTCCGCCGCCGAGGTCACCGCGTTGCGTGCCGGCGACCGTGCGCCTTTTGCCAAGAGCACCTTGAGCGCTGAGGACATTGCCAAGATCAATACCGGTGCGGACCTGCCGTACCTGCTGGACATGCAGCCCAGTGTAGTGGTGGGCAGCGATGGCGGCACCGGCATTGGCTATACGAACATGCGGATCCGCGGAAGTGATGCCACGCGCACCAACATCACGCTCAACGGCGTGCCTTTCAACGATGCCGAGAGCCAGGGCGCTTTCTTAGTGAACCTGCCGGACCTTGCCACCAGTGCGGAGGACATCGAGGTCCAGCGTGGCGTGGGCACCAGTACCAACGGCCCGGGAGCGTTCGGTGCGAGTGTGAATTTGCGCACCACTTCCGTGAAGCGCGAGGCTTGGGGTTTGATCGATGTCGGCGGCGGATCCTACAACACGCAACGCTATTCCGTCAGCGCTGGAACCGGCTTGATCGGGGACAAGTTCAGCCTCGACATGCGCCTTTCGTCCATCACCAGCGACGGCTACATCGACCGCGCCAGCGCAGACCTGAAGAGCTATTTCCTGCAAGGCGCATGGGTGGGGAAGACGCGCTCGCTACGCTTCATCACCTTCCGCGGAAAGGAAGTGACCTATCAGGCATGGGACGGTGTGCCGGGCGACGTGATCGACACCAACAGAACGTACAACGGCTTCGCTTACGACAACCAGGTGGACCACTATGACCAGACGCACTACCAATTGCTCTTCGATCAAACGTTGGGTGCGAACACCACGCTGAACGTGACGTTGTTCCGGGTGCTCGGCGCGGGCTACTACGAGCAGTACAGGCGCGATGATGACCTGGCCACCTATGGCATCGCACCGGCGGTGATCAACGGGGACAGCATCAGCACCACGGACATCATCCGGCGGCGCTGGCTGGCCAATACGCTCACCGGTGCGAACCTCAGCGCGGACATCAAGCTGGGTGCGCATCAATTGATACTTGGCGGCAGCTACAGTGATTATCGCGGTGAACACTTTGGCGAAGTGATCTGGGCGCGCTACGCCGGGAACACGGACATACGCGATCGCTACTACGACAACAAAGCCAAGAAGACCGATGCCAACGGCTTCGCAAAACTGACCTATGCGCTGAACACCAAGGTCGACCTCTATGGCGACGTGCAGCTCCGCAACGTGGGTTACAACTTCCTCGGCTTCAACAATGACCTGTACAACGTGACGCAGCAAGTGGACTACACTTTCTTCAACCCCAAAGCCGGGCTGCTCTGGCGTGTCGGAGAAGGCGGAAAAGCATACGCATCCTTCTCCGTGGCCAACCGCGAACCGAACCGTGATGACCTCGAAGAGACCACGCCAAGCAGCCGTCCCAGTCCGGAGCGTCTCTTCGATTACGAGCTAGGCTACGAGCGCCGCGCCGGTCGCTGGAATGCGGGCATCAATGCCTACTACATGGACTACACCGACCAGCTCGTGCTCACCGGTGAACTGAATGATGTGGGCGCTGCCCTGCGCACCAACGTGCCAGAGAGCTACCGGGCAGGGGTGGAGCTGATGTTCGCCGCACAGATCGCCAAGGCGCTGACGTGGAAGGCCAATGCCACCTTCAGTATGAACAAGGTCCGCAACTACACCGAATATGTGGACGATTGGGACAACGGCGGCCAGGTCGCGGTGCATAATGCTTCCAGCGATCTCGCGTATTCACCCAGCAGCATCGCGGCAAGCGAGCTCAGCGTACGCGTTTGGGAGAAGGCCAAGAAAGGTCGCGCGGAGCTCACCCTTGTCACCAAGTGCGTGGGACAACAATATTTGGACAACAGCGCCAGCAGTGAACGCATGCTGGATGCATACGTGGTGAATGATCTCCGCGCCAATGTCTCGTTGTTCAGTTTGAAAGGCACTAAGAGCGTGGACTTCAACCTGACCGTGCGCAACATCTTCAGCGAGCATTACGAGAGCAACGGCTGGGTCTATAGCTACATCAGCGAGGACCGCAGGCAGGAGCAGGTGGGGCTATTTCCGCAGGCACCGATCAATGTACTGGGCAGGGTTAGCGTGCGGTTTTGA